The region aaacttAGTTGATTCCACTTGTTCACTTGGTATTTATTAGGAGTCTTGTGTGAAATGTTTTATGAACATTTTAGTACCACTTTATTTTCAAGGTTTTGATTGCATATTGTTCTCTCAGCATACAGAGACAGATGAGACCTAGCCTAAATGGGATTGACTAGGTGGTTTTCCTTAGCATGATTTTTGTTCTAAACTCTTTTAGAAAAATCAATGACATGGTTGCTGGTTTGAAATTCTGTTTGAAGGAGACTTCCTGCTGCAAGAGGGAGGATGAGAGGTAGCATTTccggattttatttatttatttgtagttAATGGACTACATTTAGAATAGGGGTGGACAGGTATGTGCTTCAGAACTGTTATTGCTAATTCTTATTTCGCTGGCATTTTCAGGGGAACATCACACTTGGGTGCTTGTGCTTTTGAAGTCTGTTGattcttttaatttcataaaatacAGTATGAAGTGGTGGTTTTTGTGGTAGGATTAAGTAGTTTGTTGTATATAGCAGTACAACACATTTAGCTCTTGAAGATGACATTTAAAACTTGTAGAACAGTTGAAAACTGAATGTTTTAagctttctatttgttttgtGTCAACAGTGAGCTCTGACCATCATTGCAGATGTTCCTGAGGTTTTGTTTATGCAGAGTGACTGCTCTCTAAAGGGTTCCCTTTCTCCCCCGGCTTTGGCTGCAGCAGGGTGTCTTAAAGGAGCATATATCTTTCTGTTTAGGGTTTCTGGCATATCTTGCAAAAATCATAGGGATTTGAATTCCATCTTATTTTGCAAGTAGCAAAAGAGAGTTGAAGTAGGCTAATGACATGCATTCTTCCTATCATAGCTTAGATAATAAGTATCTGCTGTGGCCTATATACGTTAAGATTTCTGACATCTGCTTtgaataaaatgtataaaatttatGATGAAAATAGACTGCAGTGAAAATAGTCTCATTTGATGAACAATCTCATATTATGACAGACAATGAAGTGACTGTCTTGGACAGATGATGGGTATAGTAATAAACAATTACGTGAATAAATTAAAGGTAATATGGTTAATAAGGCAAAGGAATATTTCTAGATGGttagctttttcatttcttactcTATTCTTACCAGTGGATGCAAGTATTTCATATTGTCTTTTATGAAGATGTCACTTTTAGGTTATTAGGTATTTAAATATGCAAAGATAAGTACTTTGAAACTAACAATTTTTCTGTTATATTATAACAACCCTTTGAGAGTTGAAGTTGTAAAAATAAGATTAGGGAGCTCAATTCCGTATTACTTCCCAGAAAAGAGGGGAATAGGCAGATCCTGAGTTTTAGGAGACAACACTAtctcttttcttaaagaaaggaGTTTTCAGTATAAATGTGACTGGCTGTCCCCAAAATTCTGCATGTAAGTAGTAGGATTCAGTTAGTACTACCACTCAGAAAGACAACACTGGACTTGTAGCTTTGAGTTAGAAAACTGTAAGTGTTTATCGTACCCTCCTCTTacttttgttccctttttccaCTATGCTCCCTCAAATCTAGCATTTAGAGTTACTGAATTCTTTAGAAGCAGATGCTGAAGCTAAAAATGTAGATGTGATGAAGTGAAGAGGATTATTTAACTCTCTAAGAGTCCCTCTACTCCAAGTCACCCAAataattttagtttgtttttatgtATCATAACTCTCATAACTTAAGctatagaattaattttattctacCCTAAGATTCTCAACAATCCAAAATGGGTGGATGAagattttgcattatttctccCAATTTTCTGCATCCGTGATagatttttatttggtttctggGGAAGCTAATTTGGGTATTTAAGTAATTACTTGAGAGCATGAGTTACTCATGAAATGCCTCACAGTGCTACCAAGCCAATACTTTTGTTACAAAGCTGAGTAAGTAATTCTTCTCTAATTGGTGTTCCTACTGTAAAACTGGTACTTAGCTTTGAAActggaaatacaaaacaataGCTATCGCTTATACCAAATCTTTTTTGAAACTTAGGTATCCAAGTCCACCAATGGGATCTGGATCTGCCCCTGCTATGtccactgcagaagaaaatgtggaGTATGTTCGGACTCTCTATGACTTTCCTGGCAATGATGCTGAGGATCTTCCATTTAAAAAGGGCGAGATACTGGTAATTGTAGAGAAGCCAGAAGAACAGTGGTGGAGCGCCAGAAACAAGGATGGTCGGATTGGGATGATTCCTGTTCCTTATGTAGAAAAGCTAGTCAGATCTTCTCATGGGAAGCATGGAAACAGGAATTCCAACAGTTATGGTATTCCAGAACCTGCCCATGCTTATGCTCAGCCTCAAACCGCAAGTCCCCTTCCCTCAGTATCCAGTACACCTGGAGCAGTGATCAATCCTCTTCCATCAACACAGAATGGACCAGTCTATGCCAAAGCTATCCAAAAGAGAGTACCCTGTGCTTATGACAAGACTGCGCTGGCATTAGAGGTAAGTTTTTCCTCTCAAGTCTTATGGTTTTCAATTCTTTTGTAAAATAAGAAACTAAAATTGTTAGTCGCAAAGTTGGTGTGGATGACTTCATATGGAGTTTGCTTATCTATGTCAACGGACTGAGAAGAAGTTAGGTTACATTCTGAAGAAAGATCTACCAAAATTGCTTCATCTATACCACTTCCTTTGAGAAAAGTGACCAAGTTACTTCAGGACCTGTATTTACCCTCTCTTCTTGCCTGTTCAACAGTGCAAATATGTTACAAGGGTAGTGGAGTGTGTATATCCTGCTGTGGAAGCAAGTGCTAGTGAGAGGATGACTTTGCTTCTCCACCTAATCttggggaaggaaagagatgtTTCATTAATCATTGCAGTATTCCAGCTTGAGAACTGGCAGTAGCATCCTTCAGAGAAAGGTAAGGATTGCTGATAAACATAGTCTTTCTGATCCTCAACTGTAGTATGAGATGCACTTGAGTATCTGGTGCAGACGTACTCTAGTCCCTTTTACTTTGGTTTTCAAAAGTGGAATTTGAGAAACCTTAAGACCTAACTTGGGGCAAGGGGCTTAGATCTAAACTTGTGTTGAACCTTTAATAAGTTCCTGTGCTTgccaaatcattattttatttttattagggaTGTCTTTAAGACTTTAGAGCTTTATTCTTGAAATGGTAAAGAATTCATGATACAATTCTAGTTTAACTGGCATAAATGATGGATTGGAAGAAGTTTTTAAAGCTACATCCAGAACACTGAGAGTGTTACTTTTACACTTAAGATTATACTGAAGGCTAGTTAACCCATAGTTCAGAAATGTCTCACCTGGAAAAAGTGCTAGTCTCAAAGATGAAATCCAAGCGTGCAACAATACTTCAAGGAGCAAATGCAAGGAAACAAGCAAAGGAAGCAACAGCGTTCTATAGCAAGTAAAATAATAGTggttttaaaagtacttttgaaCTTTCCCATTGCTTTTGCTCAATTACTTTGCAAGTTAAAGCTGTTACCTATAGCTGATACTTTTGACTGAAATTTGGAATGTTATATTTGTGAGTTCCAGTTATTCATAATAGTTGCCCTaagtgtttttccttctgtatttgtaaaaccTCTACAAGTGATTACTCTTACAGGGTTAAAAGTTAAATACGTATCACTGGATTTTCCTTGAGTCCTATGAAAGCTAGAGGCTTGTTATTTGTGAACAGTGTGTGAAAATTATCATAGAGGAAAGTGTAAATTCACTGCCAACTGCACTGTACAGAAAATTCCTGCCAAAACTACtcatgcttctgaaaacaaagcaaggcaagaGATTGATTTTTGTTATGTTATCAGTGTGTCATGGAATTACTTCAGGGAACTTGCTTTGCTGCAGGATAGCAAAACTGCTTGGAAGGACGGCCCTCACAAATAGATTTTTCTGACTTGCTCTTTAGTGACCTAGTTAATCCCATCATTTTAGCTACTCTAGTATACCAGTGGGATTAATTCTCTGACCAACATGTAGGTTTGAATTGTTTTGAACCTTCAAATTGCTtaagttttctttgaaagattCTTCTCTTCCACTGAATTCTAATCACTTCTTGCCTTATGTCTTTGTGTCTTCCACCACTGGCATATTTTGTCTTCCTAGGTAGTCCGTTTTCTTTGCAAGTGCACCTTAACCACACTGTGGCTTCTCAAGAGGCTTCTTAAGTAGAATTCTGGGAACTGATCTACGTTTTCATTAAAATCGGTGATTACAGCTTCTCCATATCTATCCATGCATAGGGAACTTGAGCAACCTCATTATAGCGGGTTGTTTTTTGTCACATGTACTactcttacagaaaaaatatccaACTTCTTTTCATGATCTTCCTTCAGATTGCCTAACGTCTGCTGGGCCCTGATGATGTATTTAATCCCAGCCTTGTCAGGGCTCTACATGTCACTAAATCTGGACCATTTGAAGCTTCTATTTGTAAGAGCACTGGAAGTAGCTAGTGGTAGGGAAAGAACAGCTTATGGGaatgttttggggaagaaagtTAATGGTGTTCTTTCAGAATAATAGTATTTGACAGGACTCCACCTTAGTATAGGTGTACTCTAAATCACAGTTCAGCTTGTACAGGT is a window of Mycteria americana isolate JAX WOST 10 ecotype Jacksonville Zoo and Gardens chromosome 13, USCA_MyAme_1.0, whole genome shotgun sequence DNA encoding:
- the CRKL gene encoding crk-like protein, which translates into the protein MSSAARFDSSDRSSWYVGPVSRAEAQTRLQGQRHGMFLVRDSSTCPGDYVLSVSENSRVSHYIINSLPNRRFKIGDQEFEHLPALLEFYKIHYLDTTTLIEPAPRYPSPPMGSGSAPAMSTAEENVEYVRTLYDFPGNDAEDLPFKKGEILVIVEKPEEQWWSARNKDGRIGMIPVPYVEKLVRSSHGKHGNRNSNSYGIPEPAHAYAQPQTASPLPSVSSTPGAVINPLPSTQNGPVYAKAIQKRVPCAYDKTALALEVGDIVKVTRMNINGQWEGEVNGRKGLFPFTHVKIFDPQNPDENE